Proteins from a genomic interval of Apteryx mantelli isolate bAptMan1 chromosome 5, bAptMan1.hap1, whole genome shotgun sequence:
- the TIFA gene encoding TRAF-interacting protein with FHA domain-containing protein A yields the protein MTSCEEAETEETVTCLHMTFYHPCQEDKMMFRCLNFHKREQVRAGEMAMFGRDSNICRYNLMDSRVSRIQFSLQFYRKLNNSEFCFEIKNMSKKTKLTVDHTELGYLNKIDLPWKCIICFGDYQILTEMQEGESMDYFETHLHLAQMPLLQERCLPSLQPVPESGIFPSLFLSQDKSPTEIDENESY from the coding sequence ATGACCTCTTGTGAAGAAGCTGAAACTGAAGAAACAGTAACATGTCTCCACATGACTTTTTACCATCCTTGCCAAGAAGACAAGATGATGTTTCGTTGCCTGAATTTCCATAAGCGAGAACAGGTCAGGGCAGGTGAAATGGCTATGTTCGGCCGCGATTCTAACATCTGCCGTTATAACTTAATGGACTCTCGTGTTTCTCGGATTcagttttctttgcagttttacaGAAAACTTAACAACTCAGAATTTTGTTTTGAGATAAAGAACATGAGCAAGAAAACAAAGCTGACTGTGGACCACACTGAACTGGGTTACTTAAACAAAATTGACCTGCCATGGAAGTGCATCATTTGTTTTGGGGACTACCAGATCTTAACAGAAATGCAAGAAGGAGAGTCTATGGATTATTTTGAGACTCACTTACACTTGGCTCAAATGCCACTCTTACAAGAAAGATGCCTGCCATCACTGCAACCCGTACCTGAGAGTGGCATTttcccttctttgtttctttcccaaGACAAAAGCCCAACAGAGATTGATGAAAATGAGTCATACTAG